The following coding sequences are from one Arthrobacter crystallopoietes window:
- the ribH gene encoding 6,7-dimethyl-8-ribityllumazine synthase codes for MSGHGAPIIDVAELNGNAGELKLAIVAASWHTQIMDGLIDGALRAAKEAGIAEPALVRVPGSFELPVAAARLAPHYDAVVALGVVIRGGTPHFEYVCQAATEGLTDVSVNTGTPVGFGVLTCDTEQQGLDRAGLEGSNEDKGHEAVTAALATAATLRQLGV; via the coding sequence ATGAGCGGACACGGAGCACCGATTATCGACGTCGCCGAACTGAACGGCAATGCCGGCGAGCTGAAACTGGCCATCGTCGCCGCCAGCTGGCACACGCAGATCATGGACGGCCTGATCGACGGCGCCCTGCGGGCCGCCAAGGAAGCCGGTATCGCCGAGCCTGCGCTGGTTAGAGTTCCCGGCAGCTTCGAGTTGCCGGTGGCAGCTGCGCGGCTGGCACCGCACTATGACGCAGTGGTGGCCCTCGGCGTCGTTATTCGTGGTGGAACCCCGCACTTTGAGTACGTCTGCCAGGCAGCCACCGAGGGGCTGACCGACGTCAGTGTCAATACCGGGACACCCGTGGGATTCGGCGTCCTGACGTGCGATACGGAGCAGCAGGGCCTCGACCGGGCCGGGCTTGAGGGCTCGAACGAGGACAAGGGCCACGAGGCCGTCACAGCAGCCCTGGCCACGGCCGCCACCCTCCGCCAGCTCGGCGTCTAA
- the ribD gene encoding bifunctional diaminohydroxyphosphoribosylaminopyrimidine deaminase/5-amino-6-(5-phosphoribosylamino)uracil reductase RibD — protein MSSQGFSPAENRAMELALDTAKLGFRGANPLVGAAVLDATGEVLSIGYHSGAGSPHAEIDALANLRHRISQQQDLSDCTMVVTLEPCNHQGRTGPCAAAIVDAGIGNVIYAAADPTPEATGGGDVLRNAGIGVRSGLLQERALELNHRWFRAKSENRPFTTMHIAQTLDGLIAAPDGTSQWITSAESRQDSHGIRSRVGAIIAGTGTVLADNPRLTARDESGAATKSQPLRVVMGLRDVPEDSAIRGDDGRFMQLRTHDPAEVLRELAERGVGHAMVEGGAAVAGAYLQADLVDELVLYLAPMLLGDGTRSTGDLGIRTLAEASQWRWDNSGGGRTSNLGADLRLHLEPMPHGIPSGRKGL, from the coding sequence ATGAGCAGCCAGGGATTCTCGCCCGCGGAAAACCGGGCGATGGAGCTCGCACTGGACACCGCCAAGCTCGGATTCCGCGGCGCCAATCCTTTGGTCGGCGCGGCAGTTCTCGACGCCACCGGTGAAGTGCTCAGTATCGGGTACCACAGCGGTGCCGGCTCGCCGCACGCGGAGATCGACGCGCTGGCCAATCTTCGCCACCGGATATCCCAGCAGCAGGATCTTTCCGACTGCACCATGGTGGTGACCCTTGAACCCTGCAATCACCAGGGCCGCACGGGGCCGTGCGCGGCAGCCATCGTCGACGCAGGCATCGGCAACGTCATCTATGCAGCTGCGGACCCCACGCCGGAGGCCACGGGAGGGGGAGATGTGCTCCGCAACGCCGGCATCGGCGTACGCAGCGGTCTGCTTCAGGAGCGGGCGCTTGAGTTGAACCACAGGTGGTTCCGGGCCAAATCGGAAAACCGTCCGTTCACCACCATGCATATTGCCCAGACGCTTGATGGGCTGATCGCAGCGCCGGACGGAACAAGCCAGTGGATAACCTCCGCGGAGTCGCGGCAGGACAGCCACGGCATCCGCAGCCGTGTGGGCGCGATCATCGCCGGCACCGGAACAGTCCTGGCAGACAATCCGCGGCTGACTGCACGGGACGAATCGGGCGCGGCAACGAAGTCCCAGCCGCTGCGAGTGGTGATGGGGCTGCGCGACGTTCCGGAAGACTCCGCCATCCGTGGGGACGACGGCAGGTTCATGCAGCTGCGAACGCATGATCCGGCCGAGGTGCTCCGCGAGCTGGCGGAGCGCGGAGTCGGTCACGCCATGGTCGAAGGCGGTGCAGCCGTGGCGGGAGCCTACCTGCAAGCGGATCTCGTCGACGAACTGGTCCTCTATCTGGCGCCCATGCTCCTGGGCGATGGAACCCGGTCCACCGGCGACTTAGGCATCCGGACGCTGGCTGAGGCCTCTCAGTGGCGTTGGGATAACAGCGGCGGCGGCCGCACCTCAAATCTTGGCGCAGATCTGCGCCTTCATCTGGAACCGATGCCGCACGGCATCCCAAGCGGCAGGAAAGGCCTCTAA
- the ribA gene encoding GTP cyclohydrolase II yields MSVPPASIAQVTGGPAVQLPTAFGYFTARAWTDSATGVEHLSITSPVRPDTAPLVRLHSECLTGDVFASFRCDCGEQLDQALALIAEQGGTVLYLRGQEGRGIGLANKIRAYALQEDGADTVEANEQLGLPVDARDYSAAASILHAMGLDNIRLLSNNPAKSSTLSGYGIGVVEMISSEVPSREQNLRYLQTKRDRMDHRLALLEDHPVHQS; encoded by the coding sequence GTGTCGGTTCCGCCGGCCTCTATTGCCCAGGTGACCGGCGGTCCCGCCGTCCAGTTGCCGACGGCTTTCGGCTATTTCACGGCCCGGGCCTGGACGGACAGTGCTACCGGGGTGGAGCACCTGAGCATCACTTCGCCGGTCCGCCCCGACACGGCTCCGCTGGTTCGGCTGCATTCGGAATGCCTGACAGGGGATGTCTTTGCCTCCTTCCGCTGCGACTGCGGTGAGCAGTTGGACCAGGCCTTGGCTTTGATCGCTGAACAGGGCGGCACGGTGCTGTATCTGCGTGGCCAAGAGGGCCGCGGTATCGGACTGGCAAACAAGATCCGCGCGTACGCCCTGCAGGAGGACGGCGCCGACACCGTGGAGGCCAATGAACAACTGGGCCTGCCGGTGGATGCGCGCGACTATTCGGCCGCGGCGTCGATCCTGCATGCCATGGGGCTGGACAACATCCGGCTCCTGAGCAACAACCCGGCCAAGAGCAGCACGCTCTCCGGCTATGGCATCGGCGTCGTGGAAATGATCTCCTCCGAAGTGCCATCCCGGGAGCAGAACCTGCGGTATTTGCAGACCAAACGGGATCGGATGGACCATCGGCTGGCCTTGCTTGAAGACCACCCGGTCCACCAAAGCTGA
- the hisI gene encoding phosphoribosyl-AMP cyclohydrolase produces the protein MSSQPESQNVSLAGAGSEALPSGVADLLKRDAAGLVAAIIQQHDTSEVLMLGWMDDEALRRTLSSGRVTFYSRSRQEYWRKGDTSGHVQWVKSVALDCDGDALLIQVDQVGAACHTGTRTCFDGRGVDVVVGNRAEEEPLAKENK, from the coding sequence ATGTCCTCCCAGCCTGAATCCCAGAACGTATCCTTGGCCGGCGCCGGCAGCGAAGCCCTGCCCTCCGGCGTTGCAGACCTGCTCAAACGTGACGCAGCCGGCCTCGTCGCCGCGATCATCCAGCAGCATGACACCTCCGAAGTGCTCATGCTGGGTTGGATGGATGACGAGGCGCTGCGCCGTACGCTCTCCTCCGGAAGGGTGACGTTCTATTCGCGGTCACGCCAGGAGTATTGGCGTAAGGGCGATACGTCCGGGCACGTGCAGTGGGTGAAGTCCGTGGCGCTCGACTGCGACGGCGACGCCCTCCTGATCCAGGTCGACCAGGTCGGCGCAGCCTGCCACACAGGCACCAGGACCTGCTTCGATGGGCGCGGTGTCGACGTCGTTGTTGGAAATCGTGCCGAAGAAGAACCGCTAGCGAAAGAAAACAAGTAA
- the hisF gene encoding imidazole glycerol phosphate synthase subunit HisF: protein MSVAIRVIPCLDVDAGRVVKGVNFEGLRDAGDPVELAHRYDRAGADELTFLDVTASSGNRETTFDVVARTAEEVFIPLTVGGGVRSVADVDRLLRFGADKASINTAAVVRPEVIDEITNHFGSQVLVLSLDARRTAESSVPSGFEVTTHGGRQGTGIDAVQWAKEAADRGVGEILLNSIDADGTKEGFDLEMIRTVRAAVQVPLIASGGAGKPEHFPPAVAAGADAVLAASVFHFGPDDAIAQVKNAIRAAGYPVR, encoded by the coding sequence GTGTCTGTAGCAATCCGCGTCATTCCCTGCCTTGACGTCGACGCCGGCAGGGTAGTCAAGGGTGTCAATTTCGAAGGCCTGCGCGACGCCGGGGATCCGGTCGAACTGGCACACCGCTATGACCGTGCCGGTGCCGACGAACTGACCTTTCTCGATGTGACAGCCTCCTCCGGTAACCGCGAGACGACGTTCGACGTCGTTGCGCGCACCGCGGAGGAAGTTTTCATCCCGCTGACGGTCGGCGGGGGCGTCCGCAGCGTCGCCGACGTCGACAGGCTGCTGCGCTTCGGTGCCGACAAGGCGTCGATCAACACCGCAGCCGTGGTCCGCCCGGAGGTCATCGACGAGATTACTAACCACTTCGGTTCGCAGGTTTTGGTGCTGTCGCTGGATGCCCGGCGGACGGCTGAATCCTCGGTGCCTTCCGGCTTCGAGGTCACGACGCACGGCGGCAGGCAAGGCACGGGTATTGATGCCGTGCAGTGGGCCAAGGAAGCCGCCGACCGCGGGGTGGGGGAGATCCTGCTTAACTCCATCGACGCCGACGGCACCAAAGAAGGCTTCGACTTGGAGATGATCCGGACGGTGCGTGCCGCGGTGCAGGTTCCGCTGATCGCCTCCGGCGGCGCCGGCAAGCCCGAGCATTTCCCGCCGGCCGTGGCGGCCGGTGCCGATGCCGTATTGGCTGCGTCCGTGTTCCATTTCGGACCCGACGATGCCATCGCCCAGGTGAAGAACGCTATCCGCGCCGCAGGCTACCCGGTCCGCTGA
- the pnuC gene encoding nicotinamide riboside transporter PnuC produces MDFLRWLFEAQIPVAGSSLLLREVVGNIFGLLSALGGMRRKVWAWPVGIIGNALLLTVFLGSLFGSANTANLLGQAGRQIMFIAVAVYGWQRWRQSKQDGAGHAVTPQWASGRARIGLVAGLILGTVALTPLFAALGSYEPVWADAWTFMGSLLATYGMARGWVEFWLIWVAVDIVGVPLLFSAGYYASAFMYLFYGVFTLIGFFVWWRAKDRSKPEVETLLPDVRVGTGGRS; encoded by the coding sequence ATGGATTTTCTGCGGTGGCTCTTTGAAGCTCAGATTCCCGTCGCGGGCAGTTCACTACTGCTGCGCGAAGTCGTAGGGAACATCTTCGGCCTCCTCAGCGCCCTTGGCGGCATGCGCCGCAAGGTATGGGCCTGGCCCGTCGGCATCATCGGCAATGCCCTGCTGCTGACGGTTTTTCTCGGGTCGCTTTTCGGCTCAGCCAATACTGCGAACCTGCTCGGCCAGGCCGGCCGCCAAATCATGTTTATCGCAGTGGCCGTCTACGGCTGGCAGCGCTGGCGCCAGAGCAAGCAAGACGGCGCGGGCCACGCGGTAACCCCACAATGGGCATCCGGCAGAGCCCGGATCGGCTTGGTGGCAGGTCTGATCCTGGGCACCGTCGCTCTGACTCCGCTCTTCGCCGCCCTCGGTTCATACGAACCAGTCTGGGCGGACGCTTGGACGTTTATGGGATCGCTGCTTGCCACCTACGGCATGGCACGCGGCTGGGTGGAGTTCTGGCTGATCTGGGTGGCGGTCGACATCGTGGGAGTCCCGCTGCTGTTCAGCGCCGGCTACTACGCGTCCGCCTTCATGTACCTCTTCTACGGCGTGTTCACCCTGATCGGGTTCTTTGTCTGGTGGCGGGCCAAGGATCGGTCCAAGCCCGAGGTTGAAACCCTTCTGCCGGATGTCCGCGTCGGCACGGGGGGTCGATCATGA
- a CDS encoding anthranilate synthase component I, with amino-acid sequence MQDLGVISPTLEEFRSLARDRRVIPVSLKVLADDQTPISLYRKLGGGQSGTFLLESAAVGGVWSRYSFIGTHSKATLTSKDGQAHWLGEPPAGVPLDGNPVEALRQTVEALRTERFDGLPPLTSGLVGFVGWEAVRRWEKLTSPPEEDLPLPELAMCLVTDMAVHDNAEGTVTLIANAINFDGSDERADDAWRDAVERVRRMLAQLNEPLVQQISVLENSALSTDELMDSVTHSWAEEQYLAAVDRGKEAIVDGEVFQVVISRRFETECSASALDVYRVLRNLNPSPYMYLFSLEDADGNAYSIVGSSPEALVTVTGDEVITHPIAGSRPRGKTVEQDRELAEELLADLKERAEHLMLVDLARNDISKVCDPGTVDVSQFMEVEKFSHIMHLVSTVVGRLSHDKSAYDVLAATFPAGTLSGAPKPRALRLLDELEPHRRGIYGGVVGYLDFAGDMDMAIAIRSALLRDGRAYVQSGGGIVADSDPATEAIESVNKAAAPLRAVTLATRLHAADPAAIVTGEGN; translated from the coding sequence ATGCAGGACCTTGGTGTCATCAGCCCCACCCTGGAGGAGTTCCGCTCCCTTGCCCGAGACCGGCGGGTTATCCCGGTCTCCCTCAAGGTGCTCGCTGATGACCAGACACCCATCTCCCTTTACCGCAAGCTCGGAGGCGGGCAGTCAGGAACGTTCCTGCTTGAGTCCGCAGCAGTGGGCGGGGTCTGGTCCCGCTACTCGTTCATCGGAACCCACTCCAAGGCCACGCTGACCAGCAAGGACGGCCAGGCGCACTGGCTGGGGGAGCCGCCGGCCGGTGTGCCGCTGGACGGCAACCCGGTCGAGGCGCTGCGTCAGACGGTGGAGGCGCTTCGCACCGAACGTTTTGACGGGCTTCCACCGTTGACGTCCGGGCTCGTGGGCTTCGTGGGCTGGGAAGCAGTGCGCCGTTGGGAAAAGCTGACGAGCCCGCCCGAGGAGGACCTGCCGCTGCCGGAGCTGGCCATGTGCCTGGTCACGGATATGGCAGTCCACGACAACGCCGAAGGCACGGTGACCCTGATCGCCAACGCCATCAATTTCGATGGCAGCGACGAGCGGGCGGACGATGCCTGGCGCGACGCGGTTGAGCGCGTCCGCCGGATGCTCGCGCAGCTCAATGAACCGCTGGTCCAGCAGATTTCCGTACTGGAGAACAGCGCGCTGTCGACCGATGAGCTGATGGACTCCGTCACGCACAGCTGGGCCGAGGAACAATATCTGGCGGCTGTGGACCGGGGCAAGGAAGCGATTGTCGACGGCGAAGTCTTCCAGGTGGTGATTTCACGCCGGTTTGAAACGGAGTGTTCGGCCTCGGCGCTGGACGTCTACCGGGTGCTGCGCAACCTTAATCCGAGTCCCTATATGTACTTGTTCAGCCTGGAAGACGCCGACGGCAACGCGTACTCCATCGTCGGGTCTTCGCCCGAGGCACTGGTCACGGTGACCGGTGACGAAGTCATTACGCATCCGATCGCCGGATCCCGTCCGCGCGGCAAAACCGTGGAACAGGACCGGGAGCTCGCTGAGGAGTTGCTCGCCGATCTGAAGGAGCGTGCCGAGCACCTGATGCTTGTTGACCTGGCGCGGAACGATATCTCGAAGGTCTGCGATCCGGGCACCGTGGATGTCAGCCAGTTCATGGAGGTGGAGAAGTTCAGCCACATCATGCACCTCGTTTCCACCGTGGTCGGCAGGCTCTCCCACGACAAGTCCGCGTACGACGTGCTGGCCGCGACTTTTCCGGCAGGCACGCTCTCCGGCGCGCCGAAACCGCGAGCCCTGCGTCTGCTGGACGAACTCGAACCGCACCGGCGCGGCATCTACGGCGGCGTAGTGGGCTATCTGGACTTTGCCGGCGACATGGACATGGCTATTGCCATCCGTTCCGCCCTGCTGCGCGACGGCCGCGCCTACGTTCAGTCGGGCGGCGGAATCGTGGCGGACTCGGATCCCGCCACCGAAGCCATCGAATCTGTGAACAAGGCCGCGGCTCCGCTGCGGGCGGTGACCTTGGCCACCCGGCTGCATGCCGCTGATCCGGCTGCCATCGTGACCGGTGAAGGCAACTGA
- a CDS encoding TIGR03085 family metal-binding protein, which produces MHFVDPSREVLAETLLAAGPDSATLCEGWRTAELAAHLYLREHRLTAQLGMAFKPLSKVSDEATRKLADKSRGTAGYSKLVKAFRAGPPRLSPLKLKSVDAAANLIEYFVHTEDVRRATTRWAPRALDEEYSNALWDDLIKRAALLYRGVDLGIVLVRPDGPRHVAKRASVSVAIVGEPGELLMHAHGRTQHALVTFEGQPDAVALLQSAEIGP; this is translated from the coding sequence ATGCATTTCGTTGACCCGTCCCGTGAAGTTCTGGCCGAGACTCTGCTAGCAGCCGGCCCGGACTCCGCCACGCTCTGTGAAGGCTGGCGGACTGCCGAACTTGCCGCGCATCTGTATCTGCGGGAACACCGGTTGACGGCCCAGCTGGGCATGGCCTTCAAACCCTTGTCCAAGGTTTCAGACGAAGCCACCCGAAAGCTGGCAGACAAATCCCGCGGAACAGCGGGCTACAGCAAATTGGTCAAGGCCTTCCGCGCCGGCCCGCCCCGGCTCTCGCCGCTGAAGCTCAAATCGGTCGATGCCGCCGCAAACCTTATTGAGTATTTTGTCCACACCGAAGATGTCAGGCGCGCCACTACGCGGTGGGCCCCGCGCGCCTTGGATGAGGAATACTCCAATGCCTTGTGGGACGACCTGATCAAGCGCGCCGCCCTCCTGTACCGCGGAGTGGATCTGGGCATCGTGCTGGTGCGCCCCGACGGTCCCCGGCATGTCGCGAAGCGTGCTTCAGTGTCGGTAGCGATCGTCGGCGAGCCTGGCGAACTGCTTATGCACGCCCATGGCCGTACCCAGCACGCCCTCGTAACTTTCGAAGGCCAGCCGGACGCCGTCGCCTTGCTGCAGAGCGCCGAAATCGGTCCCTGA
- the ribB gene encoding 3,4-dihydroxy-2-butanone-4-phosphate synthase, whose protein sequence is MSAAVEPRIRLDAIEQAISAIAAGRPVVVVDDEDRENEGDIIFAADASTPALMGWTVRYTSGVICVPMTGSRADELGLPPMVEVNQDAKGTAYTVSCDAATGVTTGISSTDRARTAQVLASELSTASQLNRPGHIFPLRAVDGGVLARRGHTEAAVDLCRLGGRSPVGVIAELVHDDGEMMRLPALRDFANEHGCPLVSIEDLVQFIAAEGPSPQSTQSLQTREPAGQEAHQ, encoded by the coding sequence ATGAGCGCGGCAGTGGAACCTCGGATCCGGCTCGACGCCATCGAGCAAGCAATCAGTGCCATCGCCGCCGGCCGGCCGGTTGTGGTGGTCGACGATGAAGACCGCGAAAACGAAGGGGACATCATTTTCGCGGCCGACGCCTCCACGCCTGCCTTAATGGGCTGGACCGTCAGGTACACCTCGGGAGTGATCTGTGTTCCGATGACCGGCAGCCGCGCTGATGAGCTAGGCCTTCCGCCGATGGTAGAAGTCAACCAGGACGCGAAGGGCACCGCCTACACCGTTTCCTGCGATGCCGCCACCGGAGTTACCACCGGCATCAGCTCCACCGACCGTGCACGAACGGCACAGGTGCTGGCATCTGAATTGAGTACTGCCAGCCAGCTGAACAGGCCGGGCCATATCTTCCCGCTCCGGGCTGTCGACGGTGGCGTCCTAGCGCGCCGGGGGCACACCGAAGCTGCTGTCGATCTCTGCCGGCTTGGTGGCCGGTCGCCGGTAGGCGTGATCGCAGAGCTCGTACACGATGACGGGGAAATGATGCGGCTGCCCGCGCTGCGCGACTTTGCCAATGAGCACGGCTGCCCGCTGGTATCCATCGAGGACCTTGTCCAGTTCATCGCGGCCGAAGGACCAAGCCCACAAAGTACGCAGTCCCTCCAGACACGTGAACCCGCCGGACAGGAGGCGCACCAGTGA
- the hisG gene encoding ATP phosphoribosyltransferase gives MLRVAVPNKGSLSEAASEMLTEAGYRQRRDSRELVMMDPDNDVEFFFLRPRDIAVYVGKGTLDVGITGRDLFLDAQVEAEELLSLGFAVSTFRFAGPVGEFSNVQQLQGRRLATSYDGLLQSYLTERGVDAKVVRLDGAVESSVRLGVADAIADVVETGSTLKAAGMEIFGEPILRSEAVLIGRKGEVPTGLEVLIRRLRGVIVAREFVMMDYDIRKELVEQAAALTPGLESPTVSPLRDSEWVAVRSMVSRTQTNRIMDELYDLGARAILVSTIHACRI, from the coding sequence ATGCTACGCGTAGCCGTCCCCAACAAAGGTTCCCTGTCCGAAGCCGCGTCCGAAATGCTCACCGAGGCCGGCTACCGGCAGCGTCGTGACAGCCGTGAGCTGGTCATGATGGATCCGGACAACGACGTCGAGTTCTTCTTCCTCCGCCCGCGCGATATTGCCGTCTACGTTGGCAAGGGCACGTTGGATGTCGGTATCACCGGCCGCGACCTTTTCCTCGATGCACAGGTGGAAGCCGAAGAGCTCCTGAGCCTTGGCTTCGCCGTCTCAACGTTCCGGTTCGCCGGCCCAGTCGGTGAATTCTCCAACGTGCAGCAGTTGCAGGGCAGGCGCCTTGCCACCAGCTACGACGGGCTGCTGCAAAGCTACCTGACCGAGCGTGGCGTGGATGCCAAGGTTGTCCGGCTGGACGGAGCCGTGGAGTCCTCCGTGCGCCTGGGGGTCGCCGACGCGATCGCGGATGTGGTGGAAACCGGCAGCACACTCAAGGCCGCCGGCATGGAGATCTTCGGCGAACCCATCCTCCGCTCCGAGGCCGTACTCATCGGCCGCAAGGGCGAAGTTCCCACGGGCCTGGAAGTCCTGATCCGCAGGCTCCGCGGCGTCATTGTCGCCCGGGAGTTCGTGATGATGGACTACGACATCCGCAAGGAACTGGTGGAGCAGGCTGCCGCCCTGACGCCAGGTCTGGAATCGCCCACCGTTTCCCCGCTGCGCGACTCCGAGTGGGTCGCGGTACGCTCGATGGTCAGCCGCACGCAGACCAACCGGATCATGGATGAGCTGTATGACCTGGGCGCCCGCGCCATCCTGGTCAGCACCATTCACGCCTGCCGTATCTGA
- a CDS encoding riboflavin synthase has protein sequence MFTGIITEQGSVESLVLNPAKDSAVLTIKAGEAIADLELGGSLAVNGVCLTAVESKPGVVSVDVMGETLTRTTTGELKAGTSVNLERCVPAGGRMDGHVVQGHVDGVGALLERENMGDWERLRFSVPFQLARYIAEKGSIAIDGVSLTVTTVSPVDAEDAYFEVGLIPTTLAETNLGAKATGDKVNLEVDVLAKYAERLLAFSQADKAAARHVAGAHS, from the coding sequence ATGTTTACCGGAATCATCACCGAGCAGGGCAGCGTGGAATCGTTGGTCCTGAACCCGGCGAAGGACAGCGCTGTCCTGACCATCAAGGCTGGGGAAGCGATCGCGGATCTTGAACTCGGCGGCTCCCTGGCCGTCAATGGCGTTTGCCTGACCGCGGTGGAATCAAAGCCGGGCGTTGTCAGCGTCGACGTTATGGGGGAGACGCTGACCCGGACCACCACAGGTGAGCTCAAAGCCGGCACCAGCGTCAACCTCGAGCGGTGCGTTCCAGCCGGGGGACGTATGGATGGCCATGTGGTCCAGGGACACGTGGACGGTGTCGGCGCATTGCTGGAACGCGAAAATATGGGCGACTGGGAGCGGTTGCGTTTCAGCGTCCCTTTCCAGCTCGCCCGTTACATCGCCGAAAAGGGATCGATCGCGATCGACGGTGTCTCGCTGACAGTGACCACGGTCAGCCCGGTCGACGCAGAGGACGCGTATTTCGAGGTGGGGCTGATTCCCACCACGCTGGCCGAAACGAATCTGGGCGCCAAAGCCACCGGCGACAAGGTCAACCTCGAAGTAGATGTGCTTGCCAAGTACGCCGAGCGATTGCTCGCCTTCTCCCAAGCGGACAAGGCTGCAGCCCGCCACGTAGCTGGAGCGCACTCATGA
- the rpe gene encoding ribulose-phosphate 3-epimerase — MAQCCIHPSILSADFVNLEAELRKISSADAVHVDVMDNHFVPNLTIGLPVVERIQEISRLPLDAHLMIADPDRWAPAYADAGLDSVTFHVEAAAAPVRLARELRKRGAKAGMALKPGTAVEPYLDLLPEMDMLLIMTVEPGFGGQAFLDVTLPKIRRAASAIAGSGLPVAIQVDGGVTEETIQRAAEAGANVFVAGSAVYGAEDPDAAISALRKSAETA; from the coding sequence ATGGCACAGTGCTGCATACACCCAAGTATTTTGTCCGCTGATTTCGTCAATCTGGAGGCGGAGCTGAGGAAGATCAGCTCCGCCGACGCCGTGCATGTTGACGTCATGGACAATCACTTCGTGCCGAACCTGACTATCGGGCTGCCCGTGGTGGAGCGGATCCAGGAGATCAGCAGGCTTCCGTTGGATGCGCACCTGATGATTGCGGACCCGGACCGCTGGGCGCCTGCCTATGCGGACGCAGGTCTTGACTCGGTGACCTTCCATGTCGAGGCCGCAGCCGCTCCCGTCCGCCTGGCCCGTGAGCTGCGCAAGCGGGGAGCCAAGGCTGGCATGGCGCTGAAGCCCGGCACCGCCGTCGAGCCCTACCTTGATCTGCTCCCCGAAATGGACATGCTGCTGATCATGACCGTGGAACCCGGATTCGGTGGACAAGCCTTCCTTGATGTCACACTTCCCAAGATCCGCAGGGCAGCCTCGGCAATAGCTGGTTCGGGCCTGCCCGTGGCGATTCAGGTGGACGGGGGCGTGACCGAAGAAACCATTCAGAGGGCAGCGGAAGCGGGAGCGAACGTCTTCGTCGCGGGGTCGGCCGTATATGGTGCCGAGGATCCGGATGCCGCCATCTCCGCCTTGCGTAAATCCGCCGAAACAGCTTGA
- a CDS encoding Trp biosynthesis-associated membrane protein translates to MAERTEMKPPSRWQRKSTVVMASILASLAAFGATTQTWLNVRLPQSTVQTPDLSVAGSEAAIAVTALALVGLAAALAASIAGRIARIVIAVLLALAGAGIALSSYQVIADPAAAASTAIGEATGQVGQAAEITSTLFPVLALVAGLLMAACAVWLVLAGRRWQASRKYTSATARQADGSPSDRGGPVDEIDSWDQLSRGTDPTD, encoded by the coding sequence ATGGCTGAGCGGACCGAAATGAAGCCGCCGTCGCGCTGGCAGCGCAAGAGCACCGTAGTGATGGCCTCCATACTGGCCTCGCTGGCTGCCTTCGGCGCCACCACCCAGACCTGGCTCAACGTGAGACTGCCGCAGAGCACGGTCCAGACGCCGGACCTCAGCGTGGCCGGCAGTGAGGCTGCCATCGCGGTCACGGCGCTGGCTTTGGTAGGACTGGCCGCGGCACTGGCGGCATCCATCGCCGGGCGGATTGCCAGGATTGTCATTGCCGTGCTGCTGGCGTTGGCTGGAGCCGGCATCGCACTCTCCAGCTACCAGGTCATTGCGGATCCGGCGGCTGCGGCCTCAACCGCCATTGGAGAGGCCACCGGACAGGTCGGGCAGGCCGCGGAAATCACTTCCACGCTGTTTCCCGTACTGGCGCTGGTGGCGGGTCTTCTGATGGCCGCATGCGCGGTATGGCTGGTGCTCGCCGGCCGCCGCTGGCAGGCCAGTAGGAAGTACACCAGCGCGACCGCTCGACAGGCGGACGGTTCGCCGTCCGACCGGGGCGGTCCTGTGGACGAGATCGACAGCTGGGACCAGCTCAGCCGCGGCACGGATCCCACAGACTAG
- a CDS encoding phosphoribosyl-ATP diphosphatase, which produces MKSFESLFAELSEKAQTRPEGSGTVAELDSGIHGIGKKVVEEAAEVWMAAEYESDEAAAEEISQLLYHLQVLMIAKGLTLADVYKHL; this is translated from the coding sequence GTGAAATCCTTCGAATCCCTTTTTGCCGAGCTGAGCGAGAAAGCGCAGACGCGCCCGGAGGGCTCGGGTACCGTAGCCGAATTGGACTCAGGTATCCATGGCATCGGGAAGAAGGTTGTGGAAGAGGCGGCTGAAGTATGGATGGCTGCGGAGTACGAGTCGGATGAAGCGGCGGCGGAAGAAATTTCCCAGTTGCTCTACCACCTGCAGGTCCTGATGATTGCCAAAGGCCTGACCCTGGCAGACGTATACAAGCATCTGTAG